The genome window GAGCGAGAAGAAGCCGGCAGCGGCCGTCGCAAAGGCTCCGCTGATGAAGCCGTTCGATCCATCGAGAGGGCAGGGGAAGCCGAAGGATCCGGAACCGACTCCCGCACCTGGCTATGAGGAGTTTCTGGACGCGCGCCGGGCGGCGACTGCCATGCAGCAGGCCAGGTCGGCGGTCAGGAATTCCAGGGCCGTTCCCGACCAGGCGAAGGGGCCGGTGATCGACGAGCTGGAAGCCGCTCTCCAGCAGTATGAAGAGGCTTACAAGCGATCATCCGAAGTGGTCGGAATGGTCGGCGAGGAAATCATTCTGCGGGATGGATCCCGCTTCAAGAAAGGGGAGACGATTCCCGATGGCTTGCTCAAAGGTCGGTCCGTCACGTCGTTCGATCGCAAGACTCAGCTTTTTGTGCTGGATAACGGTGAGCACCTTAAGCTCGGGGGGCTGCCTAAATCCGCTACGGAGAATCTCGCCACCGCAGCCAAACCCAAGCGGGTACCAGTCAAAACCCGCGTTGTTTCCGAAGCTCTATCAGGAGTTGCAGATACCGGCCCCCAGGTCGATCGCAACGGCCCAGCAGGAGCGGGAGGACCTGGAGTGCCGGGGCCTTCAGTTCCGGTTCCTCTTGGCGTGGATCGCCGACAGGTGGGAAATCAACCTGATCACGGAGCCGGAGCTGCTGGAGCGGGAAGTGGAGCTGCACCTGCGAAAAGCGACCCTCCCTCAAATCCTGGCAGCGGTCTGTCGCCAATTGGGAGTTGAGGTCACCCGGTCCGGCGAGCTGTACGTGATCGGCGCGCTGAAGCCCTCCGACCGGGCCGCGATCGTTCGGCGGGTTCGCCGGCTGAAAGCGGCCGATCTCTCCAGTGTCCTGCGCCAGGTCCTCTCCGGAATCGGGGCCGTCCAGGTGTTCCCGGACGGTCTGTGCATCATCTCGGATACCGTGGAGGTCCTCGACCGGGTCGCCGCGATCATCGACCAGCTCGAGGCGGCCGAGTCCGTCACCTGGTGCGTCCAGCTCCATATCCTGCGGCTGTCCGACCGGGATATCCGGAACCTCGGCTTGGATGTCGTCCCGGCCCTCGACCTGGCTGCCACGCTCGGAGCTGCGTCCCAGGGGATCCCGGCCGGGCTGAATGTGAACCTGGGCGCGACCTTGAAGGGGCTGCTCGACGTCGCGAATGAGAAGTCCCGGACGATGATCGTCGCGGAACCGCTGATGCTCATTGTCGACGGCGACACGGGCACCTGGCAGCGATCTCGGCAAGTGCCGATCGAAAGCTCCGTGATCGACCCTCGCACCGGGGCCATCTCTCGGAGCTACGATTACCGGTCGGCGGGCCTGAACGTGACGGTCGACCTGCGGGAGTCGTCCTGGCGATCGGCGCGCGTCAATTTCAACGTTCAGCTTGGGGACGTGATCTCCGGCGGCGACGGATCCGGACCGCCAGTCATCGCCGATCAGTCGCTCAAGGTCTCGGCCGACGTCTACACCGGCGGTGTCTACCTGGTCGGGGCGCTCCGGGAGGGTACCGGGAACAAAGGTGCGGCCGGCGCACTCAAGTTCGGCGATCGCCAGTCGTCCGATTCGACTGAGGTTGTTGTCTTCGCTCGTGTCGCCCGGATTGGTGGATCCCTTCTTCCGGATCCAGCGACGGAGGGGCCGGAGCTGGGGGGGCCCCCGGCGCAGGCTCCGGACACGAATGTTCCGCAAGGGGGGCAGAATCATGTGCCGAGCCCTGCTGTCATGCCACTTCCGTCCGGTCCTATTCTTCCACCTGCAGAATCGCCTCCGGCAGCGGTCGAGAAGAATGTGAGTACGCCGACCGCTGGGCGTTGACATTCAAACCGCCCCATGGGGATCATACTTGCACCTGCAGCCGTGTTTGAACGGCGCTCGGAGCGCAGGCGAGTGAACGCCGACCCAATTACCGTCGCGCATGGTTGCGACGAGCTTTTCGCTCTCCAGAGGCGACTTCGGCGTGGCTGATCTCAGCAAGATTCTTGTGACGCCTCAACTGCCGACTCGGTCGAATCGACCTCCGGATTATGCGGCCGAAGCTCGGGCGCTGAATCTGCTGGCCTCTCACATGGCGGAGCGGCCGAACAACGTTCTGCAGAACCTCGTAGAGATCGTGCTCGACTTAGTGAATGCTGGGTCTGCCGGCATCAGCATTCTGGAAGGCCCGTTATTCCGATGGTTGGCGACGGCGGGTAAATTCAAATCGTTGCTGAATGCCACTCTTCCTCGCACCTTCAGTCCATGCGGTGTCGTTCTCGATACATCAGCCGCGCAGGTGATGCTGCGGCCGGCTCGTTGTTTCCCGTACATCGATGACCTCCCCAGTGCCGTCGAAGAAGTAGCACTGATTCCATTCCGACAGGGTGGGGAGATCGTAGGCACGGTCTGGGCGGTACATCACGAGTCGGAACTCAGATTCGACGAGGAAGATCTCAGACTGCTGCAGAGCGTGTCGTTCTTTGCGAGCGCCGGCTATCAACTCGTATGCGAGCGCCGGCAGGCTGAGGGCGTCGCAGAGCGGCTGCGAAAGGCCGATCAGGAGCTTCGCGTCAGCGAAGAACGGCTCCGGCTGGCATTGGATTCTGCGGAAATGGGAAGTTGGAATGTGGATGCGTCCAGCTCCACTTTCCGCAGCGATGCTCGAGCCAGAGCGATTTTCGGGGGCGACGTTGAGGGAAAGACGCTTCGGGACATCCTGCCTCGGGTTCATGCGGACGACGTCACGGAAGTCCGGGCCGCCGCAGAGCGCTTCAAGACGGGGAACCACAACGACGGTGTATCAATTGACGTACGGATTCTGCAGGAGGGTGAGGCAGCGCGATGGGTGTCCGTCCGCGGTCGCGTCAATGTTGAGGCTGGAAGCGGAGCGATCAGCAGCATCGATGGCACGATTTCGGATATCTCGGAACGGAAGGCTGTTGAGGATCGCCTGAGAGAGATCGCGGCGGAGCTCTCCACGGCTGATCGCCAAAAGGACGAGTTCTTGGCGATGCTCTCGCATGAGCTACGAAATCCACTGGCTCCGATTCGAAGTGCAGCGAGTCTGATTCGACTGGGTCAGGATCAGCCGGAAGTTCAGCTTGAAGCTGTCGATGTCATGGATCGACAGATCGACCACATGGTCCGGTTGGTCGATGATCTTCTCGACGTGAGCCGGGTCAGGACTGGCAAGATCGAACTACGAAAGGCGCGAGTGCCGCTGACGGGCATCGTCAGTGAAGCAGTCGAAAGGGTTCGTCCGCTGTTTGATGAGCTGGGCCACTTCTTCGAGGCTGACCTTCCAGCCGAACCGATTTTCGTGATGGCGGACGCGCAGCGAATTTCCCAGGTGGTCAGCAACCTTCTGAGCAACGCGGCCAAATACAGCGAGCGGGGGGCAGAGATCCGGCTCCGCGTCGTTCCTGTGCCGAACGCTGTCCGGATTTCCGTGAGCGACACGGGAATCGGGATCGCCGAAGAGATGCTCGCGAAGGTGTTCGAGCTGTTTGCCCAAGTAGACCAGACTCTGGAGCGGACGGGCGGGGGGCTTGGAATCGGTCTTTCCCTGGTTCGCAGCCTGGTCGAGCTACACCACGGAACAGTTGAAGTTCGCAGCGATGGCATTGGCCACGGAAGCGAATTCACTGTCATCCTGCCTGCGGAGAGTGCGGGGGGATCCGCGGCCCTGCCGACCGCCGAAGTGCCCGGGAAGGGCCTGATCCCTCGCAAGATTCTGCTTGTTGACGACAACCGGGACAGCGCGATTTCGTTGGCAATGATTCTGAAGCTGCAGGGGCACAGTACGACGTTGGCGCACGATGGTCGGGCCGCAGTTGCCATGGCCGAGCAGGTTCGGCCAGAAGTGATGCTGGTTGACATCGGTCTGCCGGGCTTGAACGGCTACGAAGTCGCCCGTGCTGTCCGGGGCAAACCGTGGGGCCCCGGGGTGACCTTGATTGCACTTACCGGATGGGGCAGGGACGAGGATCGGGCCGAATCCGCGGCAGCCGGGTTCGATTCGCACCTTGTCAAACCGCTGTCGTATCCGCAGCTCAATCGCATCCTCTGCGGCATTGCATGAGAAACGTCCTTCTTTGGTGCGGAACGCTGATGAACGACGCGAGTCGCGAATGTTTCGCCGATACTGGCGATCGCAACAGAATGGGCTAGCCAGCGGCGCAACGTTTGCCATTCCCTGTTGTCATACATCATGTGTCGTTTCACGCGGGGAATCGCTTCATGCCAAAAACTACCACGACGGTCGGCACGGTTGTCGGCGCGTTCGAGACTGAGTTAGAGGCGCAAGCGGCCGTGAAAGCCCTTCAATGTGCCGGTTTTAGCGAAGAAGAGATTGTGTTCGTGGCGCCGAGTTCGGAATCCGGTTTTTTTGGTGTCAGGACCGGTACGAAGGTCGGGGATAATGTCGTTGTCGGCCTATTGGTGGGAGGAGCAATCGGTGGGCTTTGGGGAATGGGAATCTTAGCGAGAGTGGTTCCCGGAGTTGGGCCCGCAGTCGTTGGTGGCACACTGCCCGCGCTGCTGTCGAGTGTCGCCGCTGGAGCGGCTGTCATAAGCGTCGTCGGTGCCCTCATCGGCATGGGAATTCCGGTTAAGGACGCTGACCACGCTAACCCAGAATACGGTAAGGGCAGGTCCATCGTCTCGGTTCGAGGTAACCGAGCCAACGAAGGCCGAGCTATCCTGGACGCGAATGGAGCTGTGCGCCGTCTTTGAAACGAGGAAATTCTTTGCTGACGTTGGCATGCGGCGCACTGTTACCGATCGCTGGTCGCGCGACCGCAGCACCGTGGAAGTGTAGAGCGCGAGATGAGCAGTCACCGTTCAGAGATGTGTGGCTGACTCATTCTTGTTCGATCGAAACGAATCGCCGCCGGGAGGCGCCCCGCCCGACCCCAGGGAAGGCGGGGAGGGACCCGGCGGCGATTCCATCTTGGTCACTCGCCGGTCAGACTTTTTCCCGGTCTAGGGCGGTGTTCATTCCTGAAAGATCTGCCCGACGTCGCCAACGAAAAGAGCCGCACGATGATCGTGGCGGAAACGCTCATGCTCATCGTGGACGGTGACACCGGGACCTGGCAGCGATCGCGGCAAGTCCCTATCGAGAGCTCCGTCATTGATCCCCGGACCGGGGCCATTTCCCGCAGCTACGATTACCGCTCGGCTGGGTTCAACATCACTGTCGATCTGCGGGAGTCGTCCTGGCGATCGGCCCGGATGCAGTTCAGCGTGCAGCTTGGCGACGTGATCTCCGGCGGTGATGATCTGGACCGCCGGTCGTCGCCGATTAGTCCTTGAAGGTCTCGGCCGACGTCTACACCGGTGCTGTCTACCTGGTCGGGGCTCTCCGGGAGGGGACCGGGAACAAAGGTGCGGCCGGCGCACTCAAGTTCGGCGATCGCCAGTCGTCCGATTCCACCGAGGTCGTTGTCTTCGCTCGTGTCGCCCGGATTGGTGGATCCCTTCTTCCGGATCCGGCGACGGAGGGGCCGGAGCTGGGGGGGCCCCGACCGACCCCAGGGAGGGCGGGGGGGCACCGGCGCAGGCTCCGGAGTCGTCCGGGCCTGCGGTCTGTCCGGACCCCCCTCTGGTTCCTGTCGAGCCGCTTCCTACGCCCGCCGGCCCGGGGCTGCCGCGCCTCGAGCCGCTCGAGCCGGTCTCTCGAGGAATGAAAAGACCGCTGGTGGTTGTCGGGGATCTGGTCGAGTAACAGCCTCGAGGCTGCGCGATTTCTGGAGTCCCGCGCGATCGCGCGGCGTCGACCGAGCCGGCGGCCGACGATGCCGCTACGTTCAGAGTTGAAACCAGAGAAAACCTCGGACAAAGTTGGGGCAATGGAGTATTAGGAACGGTCGTTCACCCAGGTTATTTCCGCATCGTGAGTACGAGGTCCCCCATGCAGTCGTCAGATCCGGAGAACGAGCCTCGGTACCGAATCGTCGTCGTCGATGATCACGCGTTGACGCGGCTTGGCGTCGCTCATGTGGTTACGAGTCGACCGGACTGGGAGCTCTGCGGCGAAGCTGGCGAGTGCGTGCAGGCGATTCAGTTGGTTCGCGACGTTCGGCCGGATCTGGCGATCGTGGATCTGCGTCTTCCGGGGGGCGACAGTATGGAGCTCATCAGGCAGATCCGGCGCGATGTACCGTCTTGTCGCGTTCTGGTTCTCTCAGCGCAAGATGAGGATTTGTTTGCTCAACGCGTCCTGCGAGCCGGCGGACAGGGCTTCATCAGCAAGATGGAGCCGCTGCCAGCGCTTATCGAGACCATAGAGAAGGTCCTGGCAGGCCGGATCGCCTTGAGCCCGCGCATGACCGATCGTCTCCTGGCTGCCAGCAGCGGACACGACTTTGAAAACAGGTCGCCCCTTGAATCCCTCAGCAATCGGGAGATGGAGGTCTATGATCGCCTCGGACGGGGGATGGCACCGAAGGAGATTGCACGAGATCTCCACCTGAGCATCAAGACGGTGGAATATCATCGCCAGAACATCATTCAGAAGCTGCAGTTGTCAGGGAGTAAGGATCTGCTTCGTCACGCAACCTTGCATGTGTCAGGCCAGTTGAACGGTCAGCCTCCCGCGATGACTTCAAACGTAGCGCCCCGGCACTCTACCTGTAGGGACACAGGCATCGGAGGATGCCATGGCACGAAAAGCAGCTGCGAAACGCGAACTGATCGACACGGGGACTGACAAGCGGTACGTCCGCCGCGACGAGAATGGGCAGTTCAAGGAGAGCGACGATGTCGGGCGGTCACTCAGCCAGGATCGTCAGCGGCACGCCAAGACAGTTGCCAAGAAAGGGCAGGGCGACAAAGGGGATCACGGCTGATTGCATTCGAGAGTCTCGTATGCAGCGACCCGCACCCACGATGTACACCGCTCGTTCGAGCCGGCGACTCTCACTTCCCAAGCTTCCGCAAGATTACGGCGATGTCAGCCACGCGGTACAGAAGTGCTGACGTGTAGGTTTCGGACGGCTCCATTCCCGCGACAGTGTGTCCCAGTTCCGTGCAGGCGTAGCCGGCTGCCGTTGCTTCGACGAGCCGCTGCTGCACGAGGGCGTCAAGGTGAAGGAACTCAACGATCCCGGTTGGCGTGGTCATTGGTCTGTCGCGCCCGCAGATCTGTTGCAGCATATGGAGTTCGGACTTTGCGACAACGATGTCGTCGTCAGGCCGCGCCTTGACCATCTTGGCCCCTGTATTCCTGGGTCCCTCCGGCAGGAAATTACCTAGTCACCTAAGGCTTCTGCATCTGGCGCGCCCGCCGTAGCAAAACGGAACAGTCTCTGCGGGGTGGCATTGTCGAGGTGCCACCATCATCGACGACAAACGGGGCCGAAAGCCCGCAGCACAAAGTTGCAACTCGGTAGTTCAACGCAACATTCGAGACGTGATTCAAGCTCGGAAGAGAATTGAAAGGAGGGAGTCGGGTAGCGAACGGATCGCTCGGAAGATCACAGAGCTGGCCGGCAATCTGGGATTCGCCTATTTCCACTGTGCGTGGTTTGGGGTGTGGATCGCCTTCAATCTGTGGAAAGGGGGAGGGGGCGTTTGATCCATTCCCGTTCGTGCTGCTGACCACCGCGGTCTCTCTGGAGGCCATCTTTCTGACTTTGATGGTCTTGGTCAGTCAAAACCGCGAGGCGAAACTGGAAGAGCAGCGGGCCGATCTCGATCTGCAAATCGATCTTCTGGCGGAATACGAAGTGACACGGCTCCTCTGTCTCGTCTCCGCCATCGCCAAGAAGCTGGAAGTCGACGAGACCGAAGACGAGGACATGAAAGAACTGCTGAAGGCCGTCCGGCCGAGAGATCTCCTTAACGAGCTGGAGACTCTTGAGGCACGTAAGGCCGTTCCCTGATAGCGCAGGTGATTGGCTGGTCAAGCTCCAGGATGGTTCTCCTGCCGTCGTGAGTGATTGCCCGAACCTGCTGCCACACGCTTGGATCAGTGATAACGCTGTCCCACGGCGTCGGCCGCCGAGTTGCGCCGCCCTCGAAGACGGACGGCTCCGAATTTGCAGTGGGCAGAGGAGAATCGTTTGGTGTGGATTCGGGGGCGGGGTCAGTAAGTGCTGACCCCGCTTTTTTCTGATTGCTCTTGAGAGAACGCCATGATCGCGGGACGATGGATCCTTCATCCTCAGTCCTCGGGCGACCATGGCGTGTTCGTACTCTCCAGATCTTTGGGGCAAAGCGTCGTCGTCGATGAGACGTTCATTCTTGTTGTCGCGTCAATCGGCGAACGTGAAGCGACATTGATTCGAACCGACGAGTCAGGTCTGCACGGCGTCGAATTCACCATCCGACCTGGTTGTATGACTGATATCGCGCCGGGGGTCGGAGCAACGCTGATCCCGTTCGAGAAACGCAAAGTGCGGATCGGTTTCGTCACCTTCGACGGCCATGTTGTCCGCGCCATATCGTCGGCACTGCGTTCTTCATCGGACCTGAGAAGCCCGTAGGGCCCTTCGCGCAGTAATTGAGGATCGACGACGCAACCGCTGCCGGACGCTTGAGCGCGGGGACCACATTCTCTGCGTTCGCGTCCGGTCGCGTTGTTCTGCGAGCAGGGCAGGGAAGCGGTGGCAGAGTTGGGCGGTTAAAACAAACGTCCCGGCGACGTCGACCGGCAGGCTGCCGGACCTGCGGGATCATCGCCGGGACATTCTGTAGCTCAGAGCAAGAGACTCATAAGCGAGTATCTCCGTTTACTCTGCCCCAATCTAGGTACAACCGCAAAAGTTTGCGCCGTAGGAACGCGGCGAGGGGCCGGCGCAAGTTTGGTGTTGTCCAGCCAGAGCGGCTGTAGGTCGGGTTGGCCTGCGCCGATATCCAAAATGTCCCAGGGAGGGGACAGCGAAATCGCAAGCACGCCCCTCCAGGCCCCTTTTTCGGCGACGAGTCGTGCATCTGGTGGGGACTGAACGGACGTCATTTCAGCAGGGCAGGAAGGTCCTGGGGACGAAGTCCGGGCAGGTAGCGACCGCGGATCTTTCGGAGGTCTTCCGGCAGGAGGTCGTAGCACCGGGCCAGCTCGTCGATGCACGTCTCCCGGTCCCACTCGGTCGCGAAGTCGATTCCCAGGGTCGCCGCGACCCGGGCTGCCTCGTGAGCGTTCCAGGGCTCGGCGGACCGCAGGAACTCGATCAGCCAGGCTGCCAGCGCCGCCTCGTTCGCCCGGCTTTTGTGCTGCGTGTGTTCCAGGACCTTCGAGAAGGTCGGTTCTTCGCGGAGGTCCTGATCTTGGTAGTACCGGAACAGCGCGAAGGAGAGTCCGCCGAGGTCACCGACGCCGGATCCGGCCATCATCGCTGGGACCAGGGCGAACAGTTTGGGCCGCGATCGTGCGTTGTCGAGCTTCTTGATGATGGCTCGGGTGAACCAGGTGGCGAGGAAGGCGAGACGCTTCCATTCGTCCGGGATTTGCTCCGTCTTTCCCGGGGCCAAATCCGGCTGCGGCTCCTCGGCCGCCGCCTCCCGTTCCACTTGGCGGTTCTCCTGGTGTAGGCGGTCGAAAAGCTCGACGTTGAAGCACCGGTCGACGTCGCCGACCCGTTTCGTATCCAGCTCCTTCTCGTGCTTCTTCTGCCACTTGACCTTCGGGTCAAAAGCCCGGGAGTGCAGAGTCACCTGTTCGCTCACGATGAGCTGCCAATACTCGGCCGTCATATCGGCCCCATGCGAGCGTCCGCTGTCCCATTCCTTCCGGCAGCCGGTGACGATCGCCGGGTATCCGGCCCACCTGGTCAACGCGCGTGCATGGGTCGGCGTGAACGTCCCCTCGCGGATCTCCTTCTCCCAACCGGGGCACTTGAGCGGTGAGACCTGCACAGAGAACCAGTCTTCGGTTTTCGCCATCCTGGCGGCAGCGAGCCGCTGTGATCCCATCATCTCCGCCAGGTCGTGGAGTGTGAGGGCAAACTCCCACGGGTCCAGCTGCTCGCGGAGGAGGTTCTCGTCGATCCGCTGCATCGCGGCGGTCTTGTCGTCCAGGTCCTTGATCTTGGCCGGGACCGTTTTCCGGCCGGCGTGTTTGGAGGCCCAGAAGCGGCGCTCCCCGTAGATGATCTCGTACCGGCCGTCATTCTTCTGCCGGAGTCCGATATCTTCCAGCAGCCCGAAGGACTTGACCGAGGCGACCAGCTCTTTCATGCCGGTGGCGGTCCCTTTCTCCAGGGCAGGGCGGTCACGGTGGTTCAACGGGGAGGGGTCGATCAGGGAGATCTCGACGTCTTGGGATTCAACGTTCTTCGACTTGGTGACCATGAAAGCGGGTTC of Planctomyces sp. SH-PL14 contains these proteins:
- a CDS encoding ATP-binding protein → MVATSFSLSRGDFGVADLSKILVTPQLPTRSNRPPDYAAEARALNLLASHMAERPNNVLQNLVEIVLDLVNAGSAGISILEGPLFRWLATAGKFKSLLNATLPRTFSPCGVVLDTSAAQVMLRPARCFPYIDDLPSAVEEVALIPFRQGGEIVGTVWAVHHESELRFDEEDLRLLQSVSFFASAGYQLVCERRQAEGVAERLRKADQELRVSEERLRLALDSAEMGSWNVDASSSTFRSDARARAIFGGDVEGKTLRDILPRVHADDVTEVRAAAERFKTGNHNDGVSIDVRILQEGEAARWVSVRGRVNVEAGSGAISSIDGTISDISERKAVEDRLREIAAELSTADRQKDEFLAMLSHELRNPLAPIRSAASLIRLGQDQPEVQLEAVDVMDRQIDHMVRLVDDLLDVSRVRTGKIELRKARVPLTGIVSEAVERVRPLFDELGHFFEADLPAEPIFVMADAQRISQVVSNLLSNAAKYSERGAEIRLRVVPVPNAVRISVSDTGIGIAEEMLAKVFELFAQVDQTLERTGGGLGIGLSLVRSLVELHHGTVEVRSDGIGHGSEFTVILPAESAGGSAALPTAEVPGKGLIPRKILLVDDNRDSAISLAMILKLQGHSTTLAHDGRAAVAMAEQVRPEVMLVDIGLPGLNGYEVARAVRGKPWGPGVTLIALTGWGRDEDRAESAAAGFDSHLVKPLSYPQLNRILCGIA
- a CDS encoding DUF1003 domain-containing protein, with protein sequence MRGLGCGSPSICGKGEGAFDPFPFVLLTTAVSLEAIFLTLMVLVSQNREAKLEEQRADLDLQIDLLAEYEVTRLLCLVSAIAKKLEVDETEDEDMKELLKAVRPRDLLNELETLEARKAVP
- a CDS encoding ParB/RepB/Spo0J family partition protein, encoding MVTKSKNVESQDVEISLIDPSPLNHRDRPALEKGTATGMKELVASVKSFGLLEDIGLRQKNDGRYEIIYGERRFWASKHAGRKTVPAKIKDLDDKTAAMQRIDENLLREQLDPWEFALTLHDLAEMMGSQRLAAARMAKTEDWFSVQVSPLKCPGWEKEIREGTFTPTHARALTRWAGYPAIVTGCRKEWDSGRSHGADMTAEYWQLIVSEQVTLHSRAFDPKVKWQKKHEKELDTKRVGDVDRCFNVELFDRLHQENRQVEREAAAEEPQPDLAPGKTEQIPDEWKRLAFLATWFTRAIIKKLDNARSRPKLFALVPAMMAGSGVGDLGGLSFALFRYYQDQDLREEPTFSKVLEHTQHKSRANEAALAAWLIEFLRSAEPWNAHEAARVAATLGIDFATEWDRETCIDELARCYDLLPEDLRKIRGRYLPGLRPQDLPALLK
- a CDS encoding response regulator transcription factor, with amino-acid sequence MQSSDPENEPRYRIVVVDDHALTRLGVAHVVTSRPDWELCGEAGECVQAIQLVRDVRPDLAIVDLRLPGGDSMELIRQIRRDVPSCRVLVLSAQDEDLFAQRVLRAGGQGFISKMEPLPALIETIEKVLAGRIALSPRMTDRLLAASSGHDFENRSPLESLSNREMEVYDRLGRGMAPKEIARDLHLSIKTVEYHRQNIIQKLQLSGSKDLLRHATLHVSGQLNGQPPAMTSNVAPRHSTCRDTGIGGCHGTKSSCETRTDRHGD